The Lolium rigidum isolate FL_2022 chromosome 2, APGP_CSIRO_Lrig_0.1, whole genome shotgun sequence genomic interval AACACCgcgggggacgaaaccactttgGGCATTGGAGACAACGGACTCCAACGTGCCGGTGCTGAAGAAGAACCTTGGATGGCGGACGAACCAACTCGAGATGACCATACTTGAGCGCAGCTGGGCCAAGCCCGTGGCCTAAGATAGCGGCGGCCGCTCGCCGACGGTTAGGATTCGTTGATGAAGTCACACTTTTCGTggactccggaatcccccgatgcCATTTGTAAGATCGACGCCCCAGACCAACAATGTCCTCACCCTCGCCACGACGGCCGACCAAGAGAAAAAGATAACATGTAGGCAACCAAAAGGCCGATGGCCACGCTTGATAAGGGGATTGGCTAACATAGCCAACTCCATCTCCTTCGTTCatggaagcaagaacaagcttCTCGTTGATGGAAAGCGAAATTCGCAGACGCAGACCGGCCCAGTAGAAATTTTAGAGAGGGAATGGAAAAAAGGAAGCTCCAAGTTTCGCTCGGGCCTACTAAGTATCTGGGCCTGTCTGGTCTAGCTGGGCCCGACACAGGTCCTAGGGCTAATTTGGAGGTGGTTGGGGATTAGATCCTGCTCTAGAGCGTGAGCACGGTACCAAGCGGTGGTTAACGAGaagcttgttcttgcttccatGGACGAAGGAGATGGAGTTGGCTATGTTAGCCAATCCCCTTAGCCATCGAATGAGAACGACACGATGAGGCGTCTTCACGTATCTCCCCATGATTTCTCTATCTTTCTTATTACCAATCGTCGACCTGTATCGTCTGAGGTGTTAGCCCTCTGCTCTCGCATTTGTGAGATAAGAACAGTGCGATTTTTTTCACTAAAGTAGTGGCAGATGCtataattttgttggaaatattttACTGACAATGGCTataattttatttaaaaatatGAGTAGAAACAAAAATAGACGAAACAATGGGGAGAAGTGCTCCTCCCTGTAATGCGTATAACAAATAAACATTGGCACATAAATAAATTCAATAATCGATTGaattttccaaatatataattcaATTTTTAAATTTCATTTTCTAGCTTTGAAGCAAAAAATTAAATTTACCAAATATATAATTTAATTGGGACACTGCAAATTGACAAGAACAAAAATTGATGAAAATACCATTAGCTAGCAGTAAACAATGCTACAAACATCCTAGCAGCAAACGAcatcagctagctagcaaattgcAAACGGAATAGAGCAGTAGCCCGGCTGATCTTCGAGCTTCGTGCGCGTGCACACACAGCATGGCCGCGGCATGATGGCAGGCCGCTGAGCTGCTCATTGCTCTCACCGACTTGGAGTTGGAGATCGGGTGCAGCGGCTGGAGAAGAAGAATGGAAGCAGTGCGTGTGATTCTCGCCGGCGTGGTGTTCTCCTCGTGATTTTTTCCTTCCCCAGCCCGAATCTCTCTGCATCTACTTTCCCAAATCAACCATGCCATGTCTAAGAGAAAGTCAACCAGGCCAGATCCGACGAGCCCCTCCCAAATTCGTCTTCTCCATGAGGTCCGATCGCCAGACTACCGGTACACACCTCACATCAGACCCACGCCCCCGCGCTCTCCCCTCCAACGGTAGGTGAGCCGCCAACTCCTCCGACAGTCCGACCCCCGGTCACCCTTCTCTATCCTCCGTGTACATCACTGCTTGGAAAATTCGGCGAGCCGGCGCTGCCCCGTTCCGATTCCTCACGGCCAGGTCATCCCTGCCTCTTCGCCCATCTATCATGGCCAAGACCGATGGGATTCCGGCCAAGAATTGTCGCACGCTCCTGCCCTACCACCTAGAGAGACCACCAGCCGATCTTCGGCGCGAGGACACCTCCGGCATGAAGACGCCGTCCTAGAGCACCGCCGAAGATGTGGCCCACATCCCTGTCCGTCCTAGGCTTCGGCGGCGCCAGATCGAGCCGGTCTCCTCCGCGCGCCCGCTTGTCCTGTCGGGCGGAAGCTCCTCCACGGGAGTTCGGCATGAGCTATTCCATCGGGTCTGAGGGTCAACCAACCGGTACGTGCCAGGTGCAGTATAAagggatttggtgggagggcaaaacggtccataaaaaagcgttgacgaaaattttggcagaaaccaacggaccaaaccacggaaacgttagctcctttattattaggtatatatatagatatagatttagAGAATTGCTACGAGACATCATTATTTTCCGgtgtttgccaaaacacaccgctGAAATGTGTCTTTGCCCATTACCATTATAATTCACGGTATGTTTCCGAAACACACCATATAACCCAAAAAGGAAAAGTTTGCTTTTTTTTCTGCTTAGGATAATCATCCAGTCCGATCTAGATTGTTTTTTTGGTACTTTAAATTTTGGCCCAGCCGTCTTTAGCTTTAACGGTTTTTTCAGGACCCTAGTTAGTATGTAGGTATGAGTTTGTAAtgcaaattctcaaaaaaaaaaaaaatgagttTGTAATGCAAAAATTTACCCAGGCCGTGTCGCCATCCATGGCTGCCGGCAGATCATTGTCCAACGTGAGGGTGCTGGCGAGAGCGGCCGAGGGTGCAGGTGAAGGCCCTGGGCGGCGCGCCACCTGCGTCTCTTCGATCGGTCGTGGATTGTGCGGACGTGAAACGGGAATGATGCGGGGAGAGAAATGTCGTCAGGAACTACGTACGCCTGCTCGCCGGAGATGAGAAACAGATACACGATGGGCGGCTAGATGGAGGACGACGGTTCCTGAATCCAGCTATCTCCCATTGCTGATGGATAGAGGTGTTCATCCCCTTAGTCGCTAGGTCTATGGAAGAAAACCAAAGTCTGCTTCGATAATTATTTCTGTTTTTTAGCTGAAGTCTGGTTGGTTTTTGTTTGTCTAGATTAGAAACAAAACCGGTTTGATTGTCAATATAGTAATTTCGCAATAGAAATATACATATTTCCGTTTTAGGCATTCtgtgtgttttggcaaacataTATACCGCAAAATAAGACACGTTTGAGCGGTGTGTTTTGGTAAAGACcggaaaataacggtgtcctgtgGTAAATTTTCACTACAATTTACATGGTTAAGTTAACAGTGTGTTGATCACTGAACTTAGATTGAATATTTACATGTCACTTGTTCAGTTCTTTGGAGTATATGTTGACTTGACCTCATGTATGTGGTGAATGTGAGCCCAATTTCTGAATTAAAATCCGAGGATTGTAAGCTTTTGAATTAAGACCGGTCGGTGACCAAATGTGCGGGACAATCATTCGGTCATTTAACCATGAACAAAAATATCGCACTACTGCTGCTTTAGTCCTCTTAAAAAATTGGTCACATAATGCCCCCTGTTAGTTGTCAAAATGTACATGACTGTCATATTAGGAAAGAAATTAGacctagtgtcaaataaggaaaacTAATAATTTTCAGGGCCAAATACGGAAATCATATTTTGTTTTACTGTCAAATAAAGAATTTTATCAATACTTATATCGGAATTCTCCATATTAGAAAGGCCAGGACCGTCCACACTCCACAAAGCCGCCTCCATTCCCACATCCTACTACTCCCTTATCACCTCGAACCCTAGATCTATCGCGGTTCCCTACCTCCAACTCCATTCCCCAGTGCCAGGGACGGCGGTGATCGATGGCCTGACTCCATCTGTACCCGTCGTCCATGGAGAAGATCGCTGCGGCGTCGGCACCAGCGCTCGATGACGATCTCATCAGCCGCCTCCCCGACGCCATCCTCGGCACCATCATCTCCCTCCTCCCAACAAAGGATGGTGGCCGCACGCAGGTACTCTCTCGCCGATGGCGCCCCCTCTGGCGGTCCGCGCCTCTCAACCTCGACATCCTCACATGGATCCCACATGTCCCCATCTCCGTCCTCGCCTCCGCCATCTCCAAGATAATATCCCAGCACCCTGGCCCCACCCGGCGATTCTCCTTCCCCTGCCTCCACCTCAGGTTCTCTGCTGAGGTGGAGAGCTGGTTCCACTCCAGAGCACTAGCCAATCTCCAGGAGCTCAATATCAGCTACACCCATGGACTACTGCCACCATTCGTGTTGTGCTCTGCATCCACCCTCCTCGTTGCCAAAATCAGCGATTGTCATTTCCCCCATGAGATCATGTCACCTATGAATTTCCCCCTCCTCACGAAGCTCTCATTGTTTAGTGTTTCCATCTCAGAGGAAGTCTTCTATTTACTGATCTCTAGCTGCCATGCCTTGGAGAGTTTATTCATACATGGAGTTAAGTCTACGGGTTGCCTCCGTCTTAGCTCGCCGACTCTTAGGAGCATCGGTGCCTCTAGCAGCCCACATAAGATGGAAGAATTGGTCATTGAGGACGCTCCTTGCCTTGAAAGGATATTATTACCTTACCACTTGGATCGTTTGACTATCCGGGTGGTTAGAGCACCTAAGCTCGAGATATTGGGCCCTTACTCACTGATACAGATCTTCCAGGTAGCAGATGCAACCAACATTCGGCATTCGTACATGCAGATATTTACCTTTTGATGTTCATTTTATTTTCTTCAGGGAATGAGCCTAGTCAGCTCGGAAAACTCAATACACACTTTGAAGGTTCTGGCTCTCAGGTCTTCTGGCCGTGAATTGCACACAGTTCTTAACTTCCTCAGGGGGTTCCCCTGTTTGGAACGGCTCTACATCATTGTGAGCACTCATATTTGCTTGCTTATATGTATGATTTAATTGACATCTTATCTGGTCAAGTTAGCAACAGCTGTAACATAAGCCTCTTCTTTTCATTTTGCAGTTTCACAAGCACCATGAGATGGATAAGAAAGATGAGCCTCAGTATGACCCA includes:
- the LOC124689302 gene encoding FBD-associated F-box protein At5g60610-like, whose product is MEKIAAASAPALDDDLISRLPDAILGTIISLLPTKDGGRTQVLSRRWRPLWRSAPLNLDILTWIPHVPISVLASAISKIISQHPGPTRRFSFPCLHLRFSAEVESWFHSRALANLQELNISYTHGLLPPFVLCSASTLLVAKISDCHFPHEIMSPMNFPLLTKLSLFSVSISEEVFYLLISSCHALESLFIHGVKSTGCLRLSSPTLRSIGASSSPHKMEELVIEDAPCLERILLPYHLDRLTIRVVRAPKLEILGPYSLIQIFQGMSLVSSENSIHTLKVLALRSSGRELHTVLNFLRGFPCLERLYIIFHKHHEMDKKDEPQYDPLHPIECLQTHMKKVVFKSFVGNDKQIDFARFFVLNAKLLQVENRASQDARIEFKCIQDPEHYGRTNLDKHIHDLSVADPFRQWLAL